A single region of the Salipaludibacillus sp. LMS25 genome encodes:
- a CDS encoding 8-oxo-dGTP diphosphatase — translation MQRVTNNILIRDGEVLLLKKPSRGWWVAPGGKMELRESILESATREYKEETGILLRDPQLRGIFTFVIEEKGEVVKEWMMFTFRSSDFSGHLLPVSPEGELAWVPIEQINDLPMAMGDYLIFEHVLTKPGILYGTFTYSTDMELLSYRLEAEGETVKTFEA, via the coding sequence GTGCAGCGAGTCACAAATAATATTTTAATAAGAGATGGGGAAGTCCTGTTATTAAAAAAACCGAGCAGAGGCTGGTGGGTGGCCCCAGGGGGAAAAATGGAATTAAGAGAATCCATCCTAGAAAGTGCTACAAGAGAATACAAAGAAGAAACAGGTATTCTATTGCGTGATCCTCAATTAAGAGGTATTTTCACCTTTGTAATCGAAGAAAAGGGCGAAGTGGTAAAAGAATGGATGATGTTTACGTTTAGATCCAGTGATTTCTCCGGTCATTTACTTCCTGTATCACCAGAAGGAGAGTTGGCTTGGGTGCCTATTGAACAAATTAATGACTTACCAATGGCTATGGGAGACTACCTTATTTTTGAACATGTGCTAACGAAACCAGGGATATTGTATGGGACGTTTACGTACAGTACAGACATGGAATTGCTATCTTACCGCTTAGAAGCGGAAGGAGAAACGGTAAAAACATTTGAGGCATAA
- the rapZ gene encoding RNase adapter RapZ, with protein MIEKRSVNEIELVIITGMSGAGKTVAVQSFEDMGYFCVDNLPPALIPKFIDLVEGSGGKMQKVALVIDLRGREFFDDLFESINTLSSDSAVTPQIVFLDSKDAALVRRYKETRRSHPLAEGGGPLEGITAERRILNDLKGQAQIIIDTSDLKPLELRERIIQRFSSETQETFSVHLLSFGYKHGIPIDADLVIDVRFLPNPHYIDHMRPKTGLDKEVSDYVLKWNETQQFIQKLDDLLQYMLPHYKREGKSQLILAIGCTGGKHRSVTLAEYFKKRLSDLDFYTYVTHRDAEKGKRET; from the coding sequence ATGATAGAAAAACGATCAGTGAATGAAATTGAATTAGTCATTATTACTGGGATGTCGGGAGCTGGAAAAACGGTTGCGGTGCAGAGCTTTGAAGATATGGGTTATTTTTGTGTCGACAACCTTCCGCCAGCTTTAATTCCAAAATTTATTGATTTAGTGGAAGGATCAGGAGGGAAAATGCAAAAAGTCGCTCTCGTCATTGACTTGAGAGGCCGAGAATTCTTTGATGATTTATTTGAATCAATTAATACCCTTTCATCTGATTCAGCCGTCACACCACAAATTGTTTTCTTAGATTCAAAAGACGCAGCGTTAGTGAGACGTTATAAAGAAACAAGACGATCCCATCCTCTTGCTGAAGGTGGCGGGCCTTTAGAAGGTATAACAGCTGAAAGACGAATCTTAAATGATTTAAAAGGTCAAGCGCAAATCATCATCGATACGAGTGACCTTAAACCTCTTGAATTACGTGAACGGATTATACAACGCTTTTCTTCGGAGACTCAGGAAACATTCAGTGTCCATCTTTTGTCATTCGGGTATAAACATGGGATACCAATAGATGCAGATTTAGTTATTGACGTACGGTTTCTCCCAAACCCGCATTATATCGACCATATGCGGCCAAAAACAGGACTTGATAAAGAAGTATCAGATTATGTATTGAAATGGAACGAAACACAGCAATTTATTCAAAAATTAGATGACTTACTGCAATACATGCTTCCTCACTATAAACGCGAGGGGAAAAGTCAGCTCATTTTGGCGATAGGATGTACGGGGGGGAAACACCGCTCTGTCACCCTTGCTGAATATTTTAAAAAGCGACTTTCTGATTTGGATTTTTATACCTATGTGACACACCGAGATGCTGAAAAAGGCAAACGAGAAACGTGA